In one window of Arachis ipaensis cultivar K30076 chromosome B06, Araip1.1, whole genome shotgun sequence DNA:
- the LOC110264187 gene encoding clathrin heavy chain 2-like, translated as MYHAGDSETMKMFERTNLTNNQLIHYRYVPVEKWLILIGIAPDSPEKQCIISSKDTLKDSKLQDYIEKQKVYFKMIDEFELIDEKFEVVDEPDEVKKT; from the exons ATGTATCATGCAGGGGATTCTGAAACTATGAAGATGTTTGAAAGAACAAATTTGACAAACAATCAACTCATTCATTATCGATATGTCCCTGTAGAAAAATGGTTGATCTTAATTGGTATTGCTCCTGATTCCCCTGAG AAGCAATGTATCATATCATCAAAAGATACACTCAAGGATTCCAAGCTGCAAGATTACATTGAAAAACAAAAAGTCTACTTTAAGATGATTGATGAATTTGAACTGATAGACGAGAAATTTGAAGTAGTTGATGAACCGGATGAAGTGAAAAAGACGTGA